CCGTAGCCGGCATTATTAAACAGTGCATAGAGCCGGTTGCCGGTTAGGGCAATCACCTGTTCGGCGGCGCGGACGACGCTCTGCTCATCATCCAAATCAAGCTGGATGCCGCAAAAACCCAGTTCTTCCATGCGCGCTACGTCCGCCTCTTTGCGGCAGGCGGCCAGCACGCGATAGCCGCGCATCAACAGATCGTTGGCGGCCACCAGGCCGATGCCGCTGGAGCAGCCGGTGATTAACACGTTTTTTTGCATAACTTTACGTCTCTGGCTTCGTTGCCCTTCAGGACTCATGTTTAACTAAAGGCGTCAGCGCCTTATCCATCAGCTCGGTAATAAAATCTTGCGCATCGGGCGCCGGATGAATGCCGTCCTGCTGCATCCAGCGGGGCTGAAGATAGACCTGCTCCATAAAAAAGGGCACCAGCGGCACCTTGTACTGCTGCGCCAGTTTGGGATAGATATTACTGAAGGCTTCGGTATAGCGGCGGCCATAGTTCGCCGGCAGACGAATCTGCATCAGCAGCGGTTCGGCATTGGCGGCCTGCACCGCCGTGATGATTTTGCGCAAATCCTGTTCAATATTTTGCGGCGGGAAGCCGCGCAGCCCATCATTACCGCCCAGCTCGATCAAAACCCAGCGCGGCTTATGCTGCTGTAGCAGCGCCGGCAGGCGCGCCAGGCCCTGCGCCGCGGTATCGCCGCTGATGCTGCCGTTCACCACCTGTGGCTGCTGCTGCCACTTTTTATCCAGCCGCGCGGGCCACGCTTCGCCGGCAGACATGCGATAGCCGGCGCTCAGGCTGTCGCCCAGCACCAGCAGGGTATCGGCCGACGCAACGCGTGCCAGCAACAGTAACAACAACAGGAAGGGATAATGCCAGCGGAAAACATTGTTGAAGTTCATCATCTTACTAAATCCGTCGGTGAAGGGGAGCATCAGTTGTTCATCCTTACCGGAGTTGACCTGGTTGTCAAACCGGGGGAGAGCATTGCCCTGATTGGCGAGTCCGGATCCGGTAAATCGACGCTGCTGGGCATTCTGGCCGGGCTGGATGACGGCAGCAGCGGCGAAGTGCGGCTCTGCGGCCAGTCGCTGCCGCAGATGAATGAGGAGCAGCGCGCCGCGCTGCGCGCGCGCCATGTCGGTTTTGTCTTTCAGTCTTTTATGCTGGTGCCGACGCTGAGCGCGCTGGAGAACGTGCAGCTGCCGGCGCTGCTGCGCGGCGAATCGGACCGGCAGAGCCGCGAGCAGGCGCAAACCCTGCTGGCGCAGCTCGGGCTCGGCAAACGGCTCCACCACCTGCCGACGCAGCTCTCCGGCGGCGAGCAGCAGCGCGTGGCGCTGGCGCGCGCCTTCAGCGGCCGTCCCGACGTGCTGTTCGCCGATGAGCCGACCGGCAACCTCGATCGTCAAACCGGCGACCGCATCGCCGATCTGCTGTTTTCGATGAACCGCGACAGCGCCACCACGCTGATCCTCGTCACGCACGACGCGCAGCTGGCGGCGCGCTGCGATCGTCGGCTGCGCGTCCGCGACGGCAAACTGTGGGAGGAAGCATGATTTGGCGCTGGTTCTGGCGCGAGTGGCGTTCGCCCTCGCTGCTGATCGTCTGGCTGGCGCTGACGCTGTCGGTAGCCTGTGTGCTGGCGTTGGGCACCCTCGGCGACCGTATGGAAAAAGGCCTTACCCAGCAGAGCCGCGAGTTTATGGCGGGCGATCGCACGCTGCGCAGCAGCCACAGCGCGCCGCAGGCATGGCTGGAAGAAGCGCGGCGGCAGGGGCTGAAACTCTCCGCGCAGCTGACCTTTATGACCATGACTTTTGCCGGCGACAATCCGCAGCTGGCGGCGATCAAGGCGGTGGACGTCAGCTATCCGATGTTTGGCGAATTGCGCACCGAACCGGCCGGCCTGAAGCCCGAGCCGGGCAGCGTGCTGCTGGCGCCGCGGCTGATGGCGCTGCTGGCGGTGAAGCCCGGCGACGAGCTGGAGGTGGGCGATGCCCGTTTACGCGTCGCCGGCGCGGTTTTACAGGAGCCGGACGCCGGCTTTAATCCTTTTCAGACCGCGCCGCGCCTGCTGATGAACCTGGCGGACGTGGAGAAAACCGGCGCCATCCAGCCCGGCAGTCGGGTGGCCTGGCGTTATAAGTTCGCCGGCGAGGCCGATGCGCTCAGCCGCTATGACCGCTGGATCACGCCGCAGCTGAAAAGCGATCAGCGCTGGCTCAGCGTGGAAAACTCCGAGGATGCGCTGGGGCGTTCAATGCAGCGCGCCCAGCA
This DNA window, taken from Mixta gaviniae, encodes the following:
- the tesA gene encoding multifunctional acyl-CoA thioesterase I/protease I/lysophospholipase L1, with the protein product MMNFNNVFRWHYPFLLLLLLLARVASADTLLVLGDSLSAGYRMSAGEAWPARLDKKWQQQPQVVNGSISGDTAAQGLARLPALLQQHKPRWVLIELGGNDGLRGFPPQNIEQDLRKIITAVQAANAEPLLMQIRLPANYGRRYTEAFSNIYPKLAQQYKVPLVPFFMEQVYLQPRWMQQDGIHPAPDAQDFITELMDKALTPLVKHES
- the ybbA gene encoding putative ABC transporter ATP-binding protein YbbA, which translates into the protein MPAENIVEVHHLTKSVGEGEHQLFILTGVDLVVKPGESIALIGESGSGKSTLLGILAGLDDGSSGEVRLCGQSLPQMNEEQRAALRARHVGFVFQSFMLVPTLSALENVQLPALLRGESDRQSREQAQTLLAQLGLGKRLHHLPTQLSGGEQQRVALARAFSGRPDVLFADEPTGNLDRQTGDRIADLLFSMNRDSATTLILVTHDAQLAARCDRRLRVRDGKLWEEA